A single region of the Changchengzhania lutea genome encodes:
- a CDS encoding vWA domain-containing protein: MYQLEEKIWFWALVIIPVIILWFLALQYWKHRKQNKFADKRLLKRLSPNRSNFKPVLKVVVLSLAFACFAIALVNPKIGTKLETVKREGVDIVFALDVSKSMLAEDIAPNRLEKSKQLITQIINNLASDRVGIIAYAGKAFPQLPITTDYASAKMFLQSMNTDMLSSQGTAINEAIKLAKTYFDDEEQTNRVLIIISDGEDHSEEAVAVAEEAHEEGIRIFTIGVGDVKGGPIPEKRNGVILNYKKDNQGETVITRLNEETLKNIANEANGVYINGKNTNEVIENIRGILNGMDKTEFEAKQFADFKDQFQWFLGFGIFFLLLDIFLLERKTAWLKKLNLFNENF, encoded by the coding sequence ATGTATCAATTAGAAGAGAAAATATGGTTTTGGGCACTGGTTATTATCCCAGTAATAATCCTATGGTTTTTAGCGCTTCAGTATTGGAAACACAGAAAGCAAAATAAATTTGCAGATAAAAGACTATTGAAACGACTGAGCCCAAATAGGTCAAACTTCAAACCTGTTTTAAAAGTTGTTGTTTTGAGTTTAGCCTTTGCCTGTTTCGCAATAGCCTTAGTTAATCCAAAAATTGGCACGAAATTAGAAACAGTAAAACGGGAAGGGGTCGATATTGTTTTCGCATTAGATGTTTCTAAAAGTATGTTGGCCGAAGATATAGCACCCAATCGTCTTGAAAAGTCAAAACAGTTAATTACTCAAATCATCAATAATTTGGCGAGTGACAGGGTGGGTATTATTGCCTATGCCGGTAAAGCTTTTCCGCAGTTACCTATTACCACAGACTATGCTTCTGCAAAAATGTTTCTGCAAAGCATGAATACCGATATGCTGTCCTCTCAGGGTACCGCAATTAATGAAGCCATTAAATTGGCTAAAACCTATTTTGATGATGAAGAACAAACCAACAGGGTACTTATCATCATATCAGATGGTGAAGATCATAGTGAAGAAGCGGTAGCCGTAGCTGAAGAAGCGCACGAAGAAGGCATCCGGATTTTCACTATTGGCGTAGGCGATGTTAAAGGCGGCCCTATACCAGAAAAGCGAAACGGGGTTATTTTGAATTATAAAAAAGACAATCAAGGTGAAACGGTGATAACACGCTTAAATGAGGAAACTCTAAAAAATATAGCCAATGAAGCCAACGGGGTATACATAAACGGAAAAAACACAAATGAGGTTATTGAAAATATTAGAGGGATTTTAAATGGTATGGATAAAACCGAATTTGAAGCCAAACAGTTTGCCGATTTTAAAGATCAGTTTCAATGGTTTTTAGGTTTTGGGATTTTCTTTTTACTGTTGGATATATTTTTATTGGAACGTAAAACAGCTTGGTTGAAAAAGCTGAATTTATTTAATGAAAATTTTTAG
- a CDS encoding tetratricopeptide repeat protein: MKRIVLIIVLVFVSNGFAQQKEALLAAKKANNYVYDGNTLVDEDAFIEAEMAYRKAISEQPQTVAGIYNLGNSYYEKGNFDEALYRHQQAAKTTTDKSEKHKAFHNMGNILMKNKKCKEAVEAFKSALRNNPADDETRYNLGLAKECAEQQKDQQDDQKDDDKKDKNKEDEEKKDDNEKKDKDGDEKDDKKDEGDEDKKEGEDEKDEEGKPKDEKEDKGKQGDEEKKEQQQPKPQPGQLSPQQIKSLLEAMNNQEQKVQEKMNAEKQKGVKVKTEKDW, translated from the coding sequence ATGAAAAGGATAGTTTTAATTATAGTGTTAGTTTTTGTGTCAAACGGGTTTGCACAACAAAAAGAAGCGTTGTTGGCTGCAAAAAAAGCCAATAATTACGTATATGATGGCAACACCTTAGTTGATGAAGATGCGTTTATCGAGGCAGAAATGGCGTATAGAAAAGCTATTTCAGAGCAACCACAAACCGTGGCTGGAATTTATAATTTGGGGAATTCCTATTATGAAAAAGGAAATTTTGACGAAGCATTATACCGACACCAGCAAGCAGCAAAGACCACCACAGATAAATCTGAAAAGCATAAGGCATTCCATAATATGGGGAATATTTTAATGAAGAATAAAAAGTGCAAGGAAGCTGTTGAAGCCTTTAAAAGCGCATTGAGAAACAATCCTGCCGATGATGAAACCCGCTATAATTTGGGTTTGGCAAAAGAATGTGCTGAACAACAAAAGGATCAGCAGGATGATCAAAAGGACGACGACAAGAAGGACAAGAATAAGGAGGACGAAGAGAAAAAGGACGATAACGAAAAGAAAGACAAAGACGGCGACGAAAAAGACGATAAAAAGGACGAAGGCGACGAAGATAAAAAGGAAGGTGAAGATGAGAAAGATGAAGAAGGCAAACCAAAAGATGAGAAAGAAGACAAGGGCAAACAGGGCGATGAAGAAAAAAAGGAGCAACAGCAGCCCAAGCCGCAACCAGGGCAACTCTCGCCTCAGCAAATTAAAAGTCTTTTAGAGGCCATGAACAATCAAGAGCAGAAAGTTCAGGAAAAAATGAACGCTGAAAAGCAAAAAGGCGTAAAAGTAAAAACCGAAAAAGATTGGTAA
- a CDS encoding BatD family protein, which translates to MKLIKYISVILLILVTSIGTAQVKFEAKVSKKSLGVNERLRIDFEMNQDGDNFNPPDFAGFTVVGGPNQSVSNSWINGVRSYKKTYSYFLAPKGRGTFTVKQASITIDGETYKTLPLKIQVTEAVDKPKDPNDPSYIASENIHLVAEVSKGDPYLNEAITVVYKLYVSPNTGVSNWRPIDNPRFNDFWSQNIEMKTQKIQNGSYKGEEYRYVVLQKVVLYPQKTGKLNIEPLSLDITVQVPTNRRDIFGSRLMTSVNKTVSAGNRTITVKPLPEKGKPADFSGAVGDFNFNVFTSKQVLDASESLQAKVEVTGKGNLKLFNLPKISLPSSLEVYEPEHEENVSTNLSGMQGRISDTYTVVPQFKGKYPIPSISFSYFDLETETYKRLSSQEIIINVMEGPTNGDTFAGNIASNGNKQAVVLNSDQFKFIKTKTDFISKTESNFFQSTPFWTLLLTPFLLIPLAIVIRKKKATRDADVYGNRIRKADKLAKKYLGHAKKALGNKEAFYIALEKALHNYLKAKLHIETGDLSKDIIKNLLKERGVKPDVIHDFESLLENCELARYTPITVVTMKEDYEKAAKTISLIDKQAR; encoded by the coding sequence ATGAAGCTTATTAAATACATATCGGTAATTCTCCTCATACTTGTCACGAGTATAGGCACTGCGCAGGTAAAATTCGAAGCCAAAGTCAGTAAGAAATCGCTGGGGGTTAACGAAAGACTCCGTATTGATTTTGAAATGAACCAAGATGGCGACAATTTTAACCCACCAGATTTTGCAGGATTTACAGTGGTTGGTGGCCCTAATCAATCCGTTAGTAATTCATGGATTAATGGTGTACGGTCCTATAAAAAAACATACAGTTACTTTTTAGCGCCCAAAGGGCGCGGTACATTCACTGTTAAACAAGCAAGCATTACCATTGACGGTGAAACTTACAAAACACTCCCTCTTAAAATTCAGGTCACCGAGGCCGTTGATAAACCTAAGGATCCTAATGATCCTAGTTATATTGCTTCAGAGAATATTCATTTGGTAGCTGAGGTTTCAAAAGGCGATCCGTATTTAAATGAAGCCATAACCGTAGTATATAAACTTTACGTATCTCCTAATACTGGAGTGAGTAATTGGCGCCCCATTGACAATCCGAGATTCAATGATTTTTGGAGTCAGAATATCGAGATGAAAACCCAAAAAATTCAGAATGGCTCTTATAAAGGGGAAGAGTATCGTTATGTGGTGTTGCAAAAAGTCGTATTATATCCCCAAAAAACAGGTAAGTTAAATATTGAACCTTTAAGTTTAGACATAACCGTACAAGTACCAACAAACCGGCGTGATATATTTGGGAGCAGATTGATGACTTCGGTAAATAAAACGGTTTCCGCGGGCAACCGGACCATTACGGTAAAACCATTACCAGAGAAAGGAAAACCGGCAGATTTTTCAGGCGCTGTGGGCGATTTCAACTTTAATGTGTTTACTTCGAAACAAGTACTTGATGCCTCGGAGTCTTTGCAAGCTAAAGTAGAAGTCACGGGGAAAGGCAATCTTAAATTATTCAATCTTCCTAAAATCTCACTACCGAGTTCTTTGGAAGTGTATGAGCCTGAACATGAAGAAAATGTGTCAACAAATCTATCGGGAATGCAAGGGCGGATCTCAGACACCTATACTGTTGTTCCCCAATTTAAAGGCAAGTATCCTATACCGAGTATCTCCTTTTCATATTTCGATTTAGAAACTGAAACCTATAAAAGATTGTCGTCCCAAGAAATCATAATTAATGTTATGGAGGGACCGACCAATGGCGATACTTTTGCTGGTAATATAGCTTCAAATGGAAACAAGCAAGCTGTAGTTTTAAATAGTGATCAATTCAAATTTATTAAAACCAAAACTGATTTTATTAGCAAAACAGAATCAAATTTCTTTCAGTCTACCCCATTTTGGACCTTGCTATTAACACCATTTTTACTGATTCCTTTGGCCATTGTAATCCGAAAGAAAAAAGCAACCCGGGATGCTGACGTTTATGGAAATAGAATTAGAAAAGCAGATAAACTGGCTAAGAAATATTTAGGTCATGCTAAAAAAGCACTTGGTAATAAAGAGGCGTTTTATATCGCTTTAGAAAAAGCCTTGCATAATTACTTAAAAGCGAAATTACATATTGAAACAGGTGATTTAAGCAAAGACATAATTAAAAATCTGCTTAAAGAACGCGGTGTAAAACCTGATGTCATTCATGATTTTGAAAGTCTATTAGAAAATTGTGAATTGGCGCGCTATACACCAATCACCGTGGTTACCATGAAAGAGGATTATGAAAAAGCCGCGAAAACCATTTCTTTAATTGACAAACAAGCACGTTGA
- a CDS encoding tetratricopeptide repeat protein — protein MIYIIWLFLSLGSFAQNNVLFEQGNTLYNAGKYAEAIDKYETILETNVQSSDLYFNLANAHYKLDNIAPSIFYYEKALLLNPNDSDIAHNLAFAKNMTVDAIDDIPDAGFSKLVKSITNITSFNTWAKFSIAFAIGFVVLFLSYYFAHATLKKRLAFIVSLTCLFLMCVTLVLAFNKQSLDKRNNPAIVFAQESQVKSEPNNRSEEVFRLHEGTKAQVLDTVSNWKKIKLADGKTGWIPSDDIKMLNNF, from the coding sequence ATGATTTACATAATATGGCTGTTTTTAAGTCTGGGTAGTTTTGCTCAAAACAATGTATTATTTGAGCAGGGCAACACCTTGTACAATGCAGGTAAATATGCCGAAGCTATAGATAAATACGAGACCATATTAGAAACCAATGTACAATCATCAGACTTATATTTTAATTTGGCCAACGCCCATTACAAATTAGATAATATAGCACCAAGTATTTTTTACTACGAAAAGGCACTGCTACTAAACCCGAATGATAGTGATATTGCACATAATTTAGCATTTGCTAAAAACATGACCGTAGACGCTATAGACGATATACCGGATGCGGGATTTTCTAAACTCGTGAAAAGCATTACCAATATCACGAGTTTTAATACTTGGGCGAAATTTTCCATAGCCTTCGCTATAGGTTTTGTCGTTTTATTTTTGAGTTACTATTTTGCCCATGCTACCTTGAAAAAACGATTGGCTTTTATAGTCAGTTTGACATGTCTGTTTTTAATGTGTGTTACTTTAGTATTGGCATTTAATAAACAGAGTTTAGATAAAAGGAACAATCCTGCCATTGTATTTGCCCAAGAGAGTCAAGTAAAAAGTGAACCTAATAACAGAAGTGAAGAAGTTTTTAGATTACATGAAGGCACAAAAGCTCAAGTTCTAGATACCGTGAGTAACTGGAAAAAAATTAAGCTTGCCGATGGTAAAACAGGCTGGATACCTTCTGATGACATAAAAATGTTGAACAATTTTTAA
- a CDS encoding SulP family inorganic anion transporter, with translation MFKTIKKDLPASIVVFFVALPLCLGIALASGAPLFSGLIAGIVGGIIVGALSGSKIGVSGPAAGLAAIVLAAIATLGSYENFLVAVVLGGIIQILFGILKAGIIGYYFPSSVIKGMLTGIGLIIILKQIPHFFGYDGNFTFFQVDGENTFSEIINSINYIKPGSTLIGLIGLGILLLWDKVLSKKGKIFQLVQGPLVAVVVGIIFYVVTQSNDALAIAQSHLVSVPVPEDAASFLGQFSFPNFSAILNPDVWIVAFTIALVASLETLLCVEATDKLDPNKNVTPTNRELLAQGTGNIISGMIGGLPITQVIVRSSANIQSGGISKMSAIIHGFFLLISVILIPRLLNMIPLSVLAAVLLIVGYKLAKPALFKTMYNLGWKQFIPFTVTVLGIVFIDLLYGIGLGLTVGIVVILIKSYQNSHFLHIEDKSNGKHKIKMTLAEEVTFFNKGAILKELHSLPRDTYLELDVRKTRYLDNDIIEILDDFAFKAKGKNIDINLISERGIVENPSSFIEFFKLRPKSA, from the coding sequence ATGTTTAAAACTATTAAAAAAGACTTACCAGCGAGTATAGTCGTGTTTTTTGTTGCATTACCACTTTGTTTAGGGATTGCTTTAGCCAGTGGCGCTCCCTTATTTTCAGGTTTAATTGCAGGTATTGTTGGCGGAATTATTGTTGGCGCATTAAGTGGGTCCAAAATTGGGGTTAGTGGGCCTGCTGCAGGTTTGGCAGCTATTGTATTAGCAGCAATTGCAACCTTAGGAAGTTATGAAAATTTTTTAGTGGCCGTTGTTTTAGGAGGCATTATTCAAATTCTTTTTGGAATTTTAAAAGCGGGTATTATTGGCTACTACTTTCCGTCATCCGTAATTAAAGGAATGTTAACTGGGATTGGACTAATTATCATACTAAAACAAATTCCGCATTTTTTCGGGTATGATGGTAACTTTACATTTTTTCAAGTAGATGGAGAAAATACGTTTTCAGAAATAATCAATTCTATAAATTATATAAAACCAGGTTCAACGCTTATTGGTTTGATTGGACTTGGCATTCTGTTACTTTGGGATAAAGTGCTTTCAAAAAAAGGCAAAATTTTTCAACTTGTACAAGGGCCTTTGGTAGCTGTTGTAGTTGGTATCATTTTCTATGTTGTAACTCAATCCAATGACGCTTTAGCAATTGCCCAATCGCATTTAGTGAGTGTACCTGTACCGGAAGATGCGGCATCATTTTTAGGGCAATTTAGTTTTCCTAACTTTTCAGCTATTTTAAATCCGGACGTTTGGATTGTAGCTTTTACCATTGCCCTAGTCGCGAGTTTAGAAACACTTTTATGTGTTGAGGCTACAGATAAATTAGACCCCAATAAAAATGTCACTCCAACCAATAGGGAATTATTGGCACAGGGAACCGGTAATATTATTTCTGGAATGATAGGCGGGTTGCCAATTACACAAGTAATTGTTAGAAGTTCGGCTAATATTCAATCTGGAGGTATATCAAAAATGTCTGCTATAATTCATGGCTTTTTCTTATTGATTTCAGTAATATTAATTCCTAGGTTGTTAAATATGATTCCGCTATCCGTATTAGCGGCAGTACTTTTAATTGTAGGCTATAAGTTAGCAAAACCAGCATTGTTTAAAACAATGTATAATTTGGGTTGGAAACAATTTATCCCTTTTACGGTAACAGTTTTAGGAATTGTGTTTATAGATCTTTTATACGGAATAGGTTTAGGTCTTACCGTTGGTATTGTGGTTATTTTAATTAAAAGTTACCAGAACTCACATTTTTTACACATTGAAGATAAAAGTAATGGAAAGCATAAAATAAAAATGACTTTAGCGGAAGAGGTTACATTCTTTAATAAAGGGGCTATTTTAAAAGAATTACATAGTTTACCAAGAGATACGTATTTAGAATTGGACGTAAGAAAAACGAGATATCTGGACAACGATATTATTGAAATTCTAGATGACTTTGCATTTAAAGCAAAGGGAAAAAACATTGATATTAACTTAATTTCAGAACGCGGTATAGTTGAAAACCCTTCAAGTTTTATCGAGTTCTTTAAATTGAGACCAAAATCAGCTTAA
- a CDS encoding universal stress protein — translation MKNNKYKILVLSDLKNATNTTLKSSISLAKMVDGDIDFFHVKRPTDVVKKENQLSAIRTINKEHFTTDKEIKNLIDPIYKDYGIKINYKISYGNVKSEISRYIKEHKPDIIVLGKRKSKLLSFIGDNITHLILKEHKGVIMIAADKNPLEPNKEISLGILNDMNESFNLEFAEDLIHHSQTPIKSFNIIKNSNVSKPDYKAANDEKTKAFVFEHNDNAIENIDNYLSKNKVNLLYLNRTENKESEKLGLINSDLNEVISRLNISLIVAGEQNLTSS, via the coding sequence ATGAAAAACAATAAATATAAAATATTAGTCCTTTCAGACTTAAAAAACGCTACTAATACCACGTTAAAAAGCTCTATTAGTCTTGCTAAAATGGTTGATGGAGATATAGATTTTTTCCATGTGAAAAGACCTACCGATGTAGTAAAAAAAGAAAATCAATTATCGGCCATTCGTACTATTAATAAAGAACATTTTACAACGGATAAGGAAATTAAGAATTTAATCGACCCTATTTATAAAGATTATGGCATAAAGATAAATTATAAAATTTCTTATGGTAATGTAAAAAGTGAAATTAGTAGATACATTAAAGAACACAAGCCAGATATAATTGTTTTGGGCAAAAGAAAATCGAAACTACTTAGTTTTATAGGCGATAACATTACCCATTTAATTCTTAAAGAACATAAGGGTGTGATTATGATAGCTGCCGATAAAAATCCTTTGGAGCCAAATAAGGAAATATCATTAGGGATACTTAACGATATGAATGAATCGTTTAATCTGGAATTTGCAGAAGATTTGATACATCATAGTCAAACGCCGATAAAGTCGTTTAACATTATCAAAAATTCGAATGTATCAAAGCCCGACTACAAGGCGGCTAACGACGAAAAAACAAAAGCATTTGTATTTGAGCACAACGACAATGCAATTGAGAATATTGACAACTATCTGTCCAAAAACAAGGTAAACTTATTGTACTTAAACAGAACGGAAAATAAGGAGTCGGAAAAATTGGGATTAATAAATTCAGATCTTAATGAGGTAATTAGCAGACTGAATATTTCACTAATAGTTGCTGGAGAGCAAAACCTAACCTCATCATAA
- a CDS encoding carbonic anhydrase family protein: protein MKAHTKETQSTMTPQKALQFLKEGNQRFQNNLKANRNLLEQVNDTSEGQFPFATILSCIDSRVSAELVFDQGLGDIFSVRIAGNFVNEDILGSMEFASKLAGTKLIVVLGHTSCGAIKGACDDAKMGNLTKLIEKITPAVKAVSEPEDASLRNSKNLDFVDTVSKKNVELTIDRIHAESPILSEMEKEGDIMIIGAMYDIHSGEVTFY from the coding sequence ATGAAAGCACATACAAAAGAAACACAGTCAACCATGACACCGCAAAAGGCGTTGCAATTTTTAAAAGAAGGGAATCAAAGATTTCAAAATAATTTAAAAGCAAACAGAAACCTTTTAGAGCAGGTTAACGATACCAGTGAAGGTCAATTTCCATTTGCAACTATTTTAAGTTGTATTGATTCCAGAGTCTCAGCAGAATTGGTATTCGATCAAGGATTAGGAGATATTTTTAGCGTAAGAATAGCCGGAAATTTTGTGAATGAAGACATATTAGGAAGTATGGAATTTGCAAGTAAATTGGCTGGCACAAAGCTTATTGTAGTTTTAGGCCATACCAGTTGTGGTGCCATAAAGGGCGCTTGTGATGATGCTAAAATGGGCAATCTCACAAAACTGATTGAAAAAATCACACCAGCAGTTAAAGCCGTTTCAGAACCAGAAGATGCAAGTTTAAGAAACTCAAAAAACTTAGATTTTGTTGATACCGTTTCCAAAAAGAATGTGGAACTGACGATTGACAGGATACATGCCGAAAGCCCAATACTTTCAGAAATGGAGAAAGAAGGCGACATTATGATTATTGGGGCGATGTACGATATTCATTCAGGTGAAGTCACGTTCTATTAG
- a CDS encoding DUF2490 domain-containing protein — protein MDTVGRHYIKKKITVAAVILGLLLPIFGQAQDSNFGNWLIYFGNKKLNTKWNIHHEVQYRNYNAIGDLEQLLLRTGLGYTFNEGKSNALFGYGYISSENYLGDSDDKVSVNEHRIFQQFISQQTIGVIKLSHRYRFEQRFVEDDFKLRFRYFLALKMPFKSQENEQSKYYLSAYNEIFLNTQTSIFDRNRVYAGAGYNINKNVRIEIGYMNQFFETASRDQLNIMTFVTF, from the coding sequence ATGGATACTGTGGGAAGACATTATATAAAAAAGAAAATCACTGTGGCAGCGGTAATCCTCGGGTTACTGCTGCCTATTTTTGGACAAGCTCAAGATAGCAATTTTGGGAATTGGCTAATTTATTTCGGGAACAAAAAACTAAATACGAAGTGGAACATTCATCATGAAGTTCAATATCGAAATTATAATGCTATTGGCGATTTAGAGCAATTGTTATTAAGAACAGGTTTGGGCTATACCTTTAATGAAGGTAAAAGCAACGCTTTATTTGGTTACGGTTATATTTCCTCAGAAAATTATTTAGGTGATTCTGATGATAAGGTATCTGTAAATGAGCATCGTATTTTTCAGCAGTTTATATCTCAGCAAACCATAGGCGTCATAAAATTAAGTCATCGCTATCGTTTTGAACAACGTTTTGTGGAAGACGATTTTAAATTGCGATTCCGTTACTTTTTAGCGCTAAAAATGCCTTTCAAGTCACAGGAGAACGAACAAAGCAAATATTATCTTTCCGCTTACAACGAAATATTTCTAAATACCCAAACGTCTATTTTTGATAGAAACCGGGTTTACGCAGGAGCAGGTTATAATATCAACAAAAACGTAAGAATTGAGATTGGTTATATGAATCAATTTTTTGAAACAGCAAGTAGAGACCAGTTAAATATTATGACATTCGTTACTTTTTAA
- a CDS encoding SulP family inorganic anion transporter, with product MKKLFSNIKGDAFGGITAGIVALPLALAFGVSSGLGPSAGLYGAIFISFFAALFGGTPTQISGPTAPMTAVSMVVIAGIIAAHDGDINKALPAILTVFLLAGLFQVGLGVLGLGKYIKYIPYPVVSGFMTAIGVIILVTQVLPALGYYPKEDMEFVDQYKPQAEEIILENILIEEAGEGILVLEDFQETVDRAQNITQDDILKESKTLAANEASGVLGAFKVLPRALKSINWLELILALATIIIVYGFKKVTTKVPSALVALVVVSGVAFAFGLDYRPIEEIPTGLPIPKLEIITAFKLSSITPYVFTAISLALLGAIDSLLTSVVADNMTKTKHLPNKELIGQGIGNSIGAFFGGIPGAGATIRTVVNINAGGKTKLSGMIAGVMLLFILLALGPVASKIPAAVLAGILITVGIGVMDYKGLKAIPSLPKDMKIGPLKLSSEVLIMLVVLVLSTFWDLVYAVGIGLVIASLMFMKKIGDLTSERSDVKPLKEENWADEIDFPESLKEEVFIKHVKGPLFFGSTSDFQQLAKQIPKTANTVIIRLGRMQYMDQSGLYAMEDVLIDLKKDDINVLFVNLLQQPRYMMERIDIIPDLIPKEHIFTSFKACLNWVKTNVRDVN from the coding sequence ATGAAAAAACTTTTTTCAAACATAAAAGGAGATGCTTTTGGTGGTATCACAGCGGGTATTGTAGCCCTTCCTTTAGCCTTAGCATTTGGGGTGTCATCTGGTTTAGGCCCTAGCGCTGGACTTTATGGCGCTATATTTATAAGTTTCTTTGCAGCCTTATTTGGAGGTACACCAACCCAGATCTCTGGACCAACCGCACCAATGACGGCGGTAAGTATGGTGGTTATTGCTGGTATTATTGCAGCTCATGACGGTGACATTAATAAAGCACTTCCAGCGATATTGACCGTATTTTTATTAGCAGGACTTTTTCAGGTCGGTTTGGGTGTATTAGGTTTAGGTAAATACATTAAATATATTCCTTACCCAGTGGTATCAGGCTTTATGACAGCTATTGGTGTCATTATATTGGTCACTCAAGTATTGCCTGCTTTAGGATATTATCCTAAAGAAGACATGGAATTTGTCGATCAATACAAGCCACAGGCCGAAGAAATAATCCTTGAAAATATTTTAATAGAAGAAGCAGGCGAGGGTATTTTGGTTTTAGAAGATTTTCAAGAAACAGTAGATAGAGCGCAAAATATAACACAAGACGACATTTTAAAGGAATCTAAAACCTTAGCAGCTAATGAAGCTTCGGGTGTGCTGGGCGCTTTTAAAGTGCTGCCAAGAGCACTTAAAAGTATTAATTGGCTAGAGCTTATCTTAGCACTAGCGACTATAATCATTGTGTACGGGTTTAAAAAAGTAACCACAAAAGTACCAAGTGCGCTAGTCGCATTAGTTGTTGTATCTGGTGTGGCATTTGCTTTCGGGCTCGATTATAGACCTATTGAAGAAATTCCAACGGGCTTACCCATTCCTAAGCTGGAAATTATCACAGCATTTAAATTATCAAGCATTACACCTTATGTGTTTACCGCTATCTCATTAGCTTTATTAGGTGCAATCGATTCATTATTAACGAGTGTCGTTGCCGATAATATGACAAAAACCAAACACTTACCAAACAAAGAACTTATTGGGCAAGGTATAGGGAACAGTATCGGTGCCTTTTTTGGTGGTATTCCAGGTGCTGGTGCTACTATTCGAACCGTAGTCAATATTAATGCTGGCGGTAAAACAAAGCTTTCAGGAATGATTGCTGGTGTCATGTTACTTTTTATTTTGCTAGCGTTAGGTCCCGTAGCGTCTAAAATTCCTGCTGCGGTTTTGGCTGGGATCTTAATAACTGTTGGTATTGGGGTTATGGATTATAAAGGTTTAAAAGCCATTCCAAGCTTACCTAAAGACATGAAGATAGGTCCTTTAAAATTAAGCTCAGAGGTGCTCATTATGCTTGTCGTATTGGTGCTTTCTACTTTTTGGGACTTGGTTTACGCTGTAGGTATCGGGTTAGTTATTGCTTCTTTAATGTTTATGAAGAAGATAGGCGACTTAACTTCAGAGCGATCAGATGTGAAACCTCTTAAGGAAGAAAATTGGGCCGATGAAATTGACTTCCCTGAAAGTTTAAAAGAGGAAGTGTTTATCAAGCACGTTAAAGGCCCTTTGTTTTTTGGGTCTACAAGTGATTTTCAACAATTGGCCAAACAAATACCAAAAACTGCAAATACGGTAATTATTAGATTAGGCCGGATGCAATACATGGATCAGTCAGGTCTTTATGCGATGGAAGACGTGTTGATTGATTTGAAAAAAGACGACATAAATGTGTTATTTGTAAATTTATTACAGCAACCTAGGTATATGATGGAACGTATTGATATCATTCCTGATTTGATTCCTAAAGAGCATATCTTTACTAGTTTCAAAGCATGCCTGAATTGGGTGAAAACAAATGTGAGAGACGTCAACTAA
- a CDS encoding carbonic anhydrase, which yields MDLSKVFQNNEAWIKKQLSTSENYFEDLGKGQNPELLYIGCSDSRVTAEDLMGLGPGEVFVHRNIANMVISIDLNVMSVVEYAVDHLGVNHIVVCGHYACGGVKAAMQSADLGVLNPWLRNIRDVYRIHKKELNAIEDEEKKYDRLVELNVKEQCVNLIKTAAVQKAYRSRGLQVHGWVFDVHTGRLIDLEINFEKYLKDIMEIYHLD from the coding sequence ATGGATTTATCTAAAGTATTTCAGAACAATGAAGCGTGGATTAAGAAACAGTTATCAACTTCAGAGAATTATTTTGAAGACTTAGGTAAAGGGCAAAATCCAGAGCTCTTGTATATAGGTTGTAGTGACAGTAGGGTAACTGCTGAAGATTTAATGGGACTCGGTCCCGGTGAGGTATTTGTACACCGCAATATTGCCAATATGGTCATCAGCATAGATTTAAATGTGATGTCTGTTGTGGAATATGCAGTGGATCATTTGGGTGTAAACCATATTGTGGTTTGCGGGCATTATGCCTGTGGGGGCGTAAAAGCTGCTATGCAATCAGCAGATTTGGGCGTCTTAAACCCATGGTTAAGGAACATTCGCGATGTGTATCGTATTCATAAAAAAGAATTGAATGCTATTGAAGATGAAGAGAAAAAATACGATAGATTGGTAGAACTTAATGTTAAAGAACAATGCGTGAATCTTATAAAAACAGCAGCCGTTCAAAAAGCCTATAGGTCGCGGGGCTTGCAAGTACATGGTTGGGTGTTTGATGTGCATACAGGAAGACTTATCGATTTAGAAATCAACTTTGAAAAATACCTAAAAGATATCATGGAAATTTATCATTTAGATTAG